CCGCCTCTGCGGTTCCAAGAAAGCGGTGGTAGCTCTCGAGGGTGAAGCCTTCCAGCGAGGGAACACCGATTTGCTGGAGCAGGTCACGGATCATCTCGGTCAGACCGAGCTGGAGCCTCTGATGGTCGTCATCGGTCAGGAACGGGAGCGTGGCGAACCCGACGCCGTGCCATGACAGTCCGGCCAGGAGATCGTCGTCCTGCTCCAGCAGGACCTCCTCGGCACCGTAGCCGCGTGGTCCCGTCACGACGTAGGGCACGGCGCGACCGTTCAGTATCAACTCCACCGAGTTCTACGCCTCCGATCCCAACGTTGAAGCCGCCCTTTCATGATACATCCTGGCCGTACCACCTGGCAGCCCCTATGATTGGTGGGGACCGCAATCGCATCGGACCGCGTCCATGAGCAGCTCCAGTCGCATCACGTTCAATCGGCCGACACTTGTGGGTCGAGAGTTGGAGTATATCCGCGAAACCATCGAGCAGATGCATACCGCGGCCTGCGGTGACTTCAGCCGAAGGTGTGAGAACTTCCTGCGTGAGCGACTCGGAGCGGAGTCGTTACTCCTGACGACCTCGTGTACCGATGCCCTGGAGATGGCGGCACTATTGCTCGATCTTCAGGCCGGCGACGAGATCATCTTTCCTAGTTTCGCCTTTGTCTCGACGGTCAATCCGTTCGTCCTACGAGGGGTGCGACCGGTGTTCTGCGACGTCCGGGCGGATACCCTGAATCTGGACGAGTCTCGGATCGAGGCCGCGATCACCCCGCGCACGCGAGCCATCGTTCCGTTGCACTACGCCGGGGTCGCGTGCGAGATGGATGCGATCAACGAGCTGGCGGAGCGGCACGGATTGTCGGTCATCGAGGACAATGCGCACGGCCTGTTCGGGAAGTACCGTAGGCGACCTCTCGGTGCGCTCGCACCGCTTGCGGCACACAGCTTTCACGAGACGAAGAACGTGATTTGTGGGGAGGGTGGGGCACTCGCTATCCACGACGCGCGACATGTCGACCGGGCAGAGGTGCTGCGAGACAAGGGTACCGATCGACAGAGAATGGATCGCGGCGAGGTCGATAAGTACACCTGGGTTGATATCGGTTCGAGTTTCGGACTGTCGGACATTCTCGCGGCCTTCCTGATGGCGCAATTCGAGCAAGTCGATACGATTCAGGCCCGTCGGGAGGAGGTATGGAACGCCTACGACGAACGGCTTCGACCCTGGGCCGGGGACGTCGGTCTGAAGTTGCCGACGGTACCCGGTCATTGCGAACAGTCGTTTCACATGTACTACATGCTTGTTCCGCAGGTAGAACTGCGCGATCCGCTGATTGCACACCTGGCGTCTCAGGAGATTGCGGCAGTGTTCCACTACCAGGCACTCCATCGTTCCGAGATGGCTCGTCGCCTGGGGGTCGCTGACTCGGTGTGCCCCGTCAGCGAGACGGTCAGTGACAGCCTTCTGCGGCTGCCGTTCCATCGCGACCTTACGGAGGGCGAAATCGATCGTGTGGTCGCGGGCGTACGTGATTACTTCGAGGATTCGTCCCGACGTCGATAGACGGCAACCCCGTCCCAGTAGCCTAGCGGCTCGTACTCCTCGGCGACCCAGCGCCTAAACTCCGACTCGGGGTAGTGGGAGAGGTCGTAGAGGGTGGGGGATCCACCGGCGACCATCGTCCAACTCATCGCCGATGCGTCGACGATCAACACCGGGGGAGTCCGGGATAACTCGCCCATCATCTGGGATTCGTAGCGTGTGTCCATCTCGGGAGTATGGACGGTATCGTGGACATCCT
Above is a genomic segment from Acidobacteriota bacterium containing:
- the rffA gene encoding dTDP-4-amino-4,6-dideoxygalactose transaminase is translated as MSSSSRITFNRPTLVGRELEYIRETIEQMHTAACGDFSRRCENFLRERLGAESLLLTTSCTDALEMAALLLDLQAGDEIIFPSFAFVSTVNPFVLRGVRPVFCDVRADTLNLDESRIEAAITPRTRAIVPLHYAGVACEMDAINELAERHGLSVIEDNAHGLFGKYRRRPLGALAPLAAHSFHETKNVICGEGGALAIHDARHVDRAEVLRDKGTDRQRMDRGEVDKYTWVDIGSSFGLSDILAAFLMAQFEQVDTIQARREEVWNAYDERLRPWAGDVGLKLPTVPGHCEQSFHMYYMLVPQVELRDPLIAHLASQEIAAVFHYQALHRSEMARRLGVADSVCPVSETVSDSLLRLPFHRDLTEGEIDRVVAGVRDYFEDSSRRR